A single genomic interval of Electrophorus electricus isolate fEleEle1 chromosome 4, fEleEle1.pri, whole genome shotgun sequence harbors:
- the si:ch73-62b13.1 gene encoding carbohydrate sulfotransferase 1, producing the protein MEFSWKLMTVLMSISLGLQYAAIRSLSDMFPRHCPKSRICKERLLKDQIQKSFCKNNSTLTKGKTATSQKHILLFSQTRSGSSFTGQLFNQHPKIFYMFEPLYHVQQIFIDVSTLHQEAWGRALLGAYRDLLLNLYTCNLNFMEDYIQPKPQNHTTTSFFRRSSSHALCSPPVCLGASKKNRERKPEEVWCNQKCQPLNLTLASLACQSRSHVAIKTVRIPLIKDLRTLIEDPRLDLKIVHLVRDPRAILASRMATFTNQYRAWKIWNATNKQPHYMDLSVIDRMCKDMEYSVLTGLQSPGWLSGRYLLVRYEDLALNPEVKAREIYRFLGLDLDTKVLTWIAQNTNSTKKSNNKFSTSRDSKATLQSWRLRLGFDIVKTMQNLCGTSFALMGYRNVESVTELRNLTLRLVEPRIF; encoded by the exons ATGGAGTTTTCATGGAAGTTAATGACGGTCTTGATGAGTATCTCCCTGGGGTTGCAGTACGCTGCCATCCGTTCTCTCAGTGACATGTTCCCCAGGCACTGTCCCAAGTCCAGGATCTGCAAGGAAAGACTGCTCAAAG ATCAAATTCAGAAGTCCTTCTGCAAGAACAATTCCACACTCACAAAGGGCAAGACTGCCACTTCCCAGAAGCACATCCTTCTCTTCTCACAAACGCGGAGTGGCTCTTCCTTCACTGGTCAGCTGTTTAACCAGCACCCAAAGATCTTCTACATGTTTGAGCCACTTTACCATGTCCAGCAGATCTTCATTGATGTCAGCACTCTGCACCAAGAAGCCTGGGGTAGAGCTCTGCTGGGAGCCTACCGAGATCTCCTCCTCAACCTCTACACCTGCAACCTCAACTTCATGGAGGACTACATCCAACCTAAGCCGCAGAATCACACGACCACCTCGTTCTTCCGCAGGAGCTCCAGTCATGCTCTTTGCTCACCTCCCGTCTGCCTGGGGGCCAGCAAGAAGAATCGGGAAAGGAAACCGGAAGAGGTCTGGTGTAACCAAAAGTGCCAACCCTTGAACCTCACCTTGGCCTCCCTGGCCTGCCAGTCCCGCAGCCACGTGGCCATTAAGACAGTCCGGATCCCCTTGATCAAAGACCTCCGCACCCTGATAGAGGATCCACGTTTAGACCTGAAGATTGTCCATCTGGTCAGAGACCCCAGAGCCATCCTGGCCTCACGCATGGCTACCTTCACTAACCAGTATCGCGCCTGGAAGATCTGGAACGCCACCAACAAGCAGCCGCATTACATGGATTTGTCGGTGATCGACAGAATGTGCAAGGACATGGAGTACTCCGTGCTGACTGGCCTACAGAGCCCAGGGTGGCTGAGTGGCCGTTATCTACTGGTGCGCTATGAAGATCTGGCACTTAATCCTGAAGTCAAAGCCAGAGAGATCTACAGATTCCTGGGCTTGGATTTAGACACAAAAGTTCTCACATGGATTGCTCAGAACACCAACTCCACTAAAAAGTCGAATAACAAGTTCTCCACGAGCAGAGACTCAAAAGCCACTCTGCAGAGCTGGAGACTGCGACTGGGCTTTGACATTGTTAAGACTATGCAGAATCTTTGTGGAACGTCCTTTGCCTTGATGGGCTACAGAAATGTGGAATCCGTGACAGAGCTAAGGAACCTGACACTCCGTTTAGTGGAACCTAgaatattttag